GGACGAGGCCGTCGAGGCGGTGGACGAGCTCGTcgagtggtgatgatggtggtggtgatgatggtggtgatgatggtagtcATGTGCGGAGGTACATCTGGAGGGCAAAGATTTCTCCTGGCCCATTTTACTAAAGCTCTACTCCGGTGGCAGGAACGGatcgagagggagagaacggagagagagagagagagagagagagagggagaaagttAGCTCAATACTTGTCAGACAGAaccgtatacacacacacacacacacacacacacacaccccaggaacacacacacatgaaagCCACGGGATATGCGGAAGAACCGGGTTAGTTTGGCTCGAAGCGTCTCGCCCGCCACACGCCATCAACAATGTACAGCAGCCGAACCGAGAGGGACCCTCTAGCGGTGCATGGCTAAGGGGGATGTTTTgtttccataatttggtagccCCTTGccagagaggagagaggaggCGTCAGTAATCCCAAGTATCCCAAGTGAGCTCCTCCGGCGGCCATAATTACGCGCGGCAGTAATCGTAATCTCATTAAAGCTAACTGTGTTCCCCCGGCTCGGAGGGATCTTCCTTCCAGACCAACACTGAACCAACCCTCCAGATCAGCATCTTCCACCGTATCGCGATCACGATTCAACCGGcccgtggatgatgatgatgatgccaggaATCCGGGAAGATTCACCATTTCGGTCGGTTGTTTTGTTTAGCGTCTAGCGGCTTTGGCTTAAGCGACTCTTATGTCTTTGGTATTCAGGTCACTCGAGGTCCGTGGGGGGGGACATAAAACGTTAAATACACCCTTGTCCATGCTCACACGCAACACGGTGCGGCCAATTGGCGTGTTGAATGTCTATATTATGATCGTCAGCACACGCCAAAGTGGATTTGATAAGCGGCGTCGTGCTTACTTAGTACAGCAGTAACCGCACAGATGAGGAGTTCTTGACGTCTTCGTATCTCTAACCTAATTTTCTCCCATCGTGACGTGGGGTTTGGGcaaaccccctttttttgaAACAACAAACGCCGGTCTGTGTACTACTAATTGCCGGAAGAATGAAAGTTGAACTTGGAGAGTGAATGTGGGCCATTGTATCGTGCCGCAGTTTTCGCGTCAAGGCAGACTTAAAAACATATAGATTGTTGGATTTGTAGCTACGTTTAGAATTAATTCCAAACTATTAGCAGTCATTCATCCTATTATAAGACTTGATCATCGCTACATAGCTGAATGTTACTGTTTGAAGAATTTTCTGAAGCGTTAACGTTCCATTCCAGCCTTAATGGACTACCACAGGTTCACTCAAACAGCCCTTCACACACTCGCTGCAATTATGGCGGAAGTGGCAGTTACTTCTTTTTGTCCTCTGCAGCTAGTTGCACTATGCTTACACCTGCCGCAACCGCTTTCCTCAGCGGTCATCAGATTTGCTCAATGTTAATGTCAATAAGGGACAGCATTACCCGTGAAAAACTCACTCAGCGACCGacagagaggaaaaaagggacagagagagacagagagagaggaccacGGGGCAATGTGCACGAATGCATGCCGCACacgaccggcggcggcagcatgGCTGGCATGCCACGCCgggactgatgatgatgatgatggcaggtTGGCGTGTGCGTTTGTCTGTTTACATTCCACAGGTTTTCCTGCACTTTTCTCGGGGCCAACGGGGCTGCGGGCAGACAGTATTTTCCCTGGCCTACACCGACGATGGACCACCGCCGCGAGACGATTAGCTAATGGTCACGTTTAATTAACGTCCCGGAATCGAAAGTAAAAGTGCGGGATTGGATGCTGGTAAGACGCTCCCCGGAGAGGACCGTTGCGGTTTTCTCTCTTCGCGACTGCGTAGTCCACCGGCTGACCACCTCCTCTGAGGctaacagaaacagaaagattCAAACCGCTTGAGGCTTTGCGGTTTCAGTGCACACAAAGAACGATCCAGCAGCAATCCATCATTGatgcaaaaaaggcaaaaaccagaagcttcatcttcattttttgttttttgtttttttttggtaattcATGCCTACAGTATTTGATCTTTTATTGGATGCTTTCCAGCATTCAAACTCTAGCcagttggtgatggtggtttggctTCGATGATGCATACAGCTTTCAACGTGGAGCTTTCGTTAGTGTCGTTAGATGTGGGTTTAGCCTCGTGCGCGCAGATTAAGCAGCGCTTGAACCTCTGTTAGGGGGAAAAAAGATAGATGGAAACGGCAACCGTTAGCGTGGTGTCGCAAAATatttgcaaatgtttgcaaGAGATTCTATatcgaatgaagaaaaactttGGCTTACGGGCAAGTTTGGAAGTATCGACCGGTGGAGCGAACGGAAGCGCTGGTTTCAGTCCTCTCTTCAGCTGGTTGCAGTAGTCGTTGATGGCCTGCGACGGTTTGGACAGATCGACTGCGTACGTCTGCCCCGTGACCGGGTTGCGCACGTTGGCC
The sequence above is a segment of the Anopheles darlingi chromosome 2, idAnoDarlMG_H_01, whole genome shotgun sequence genome. Coding sequences within it:
- the LOC125948949 gene encoding uncharacterized protein LOC125948949, yielding MTKFIVTALVLAACIAMATVQGQYTTDIKCSSLDECICKLPIVIGAVAGRKASANVRNPVTGQTYAVDLSKPSQAINDYCNQLKRGLKPALPFAPPVDTSKLAQVQALLNLRARG